In Paroedura picta isolate Pp20150507F chromosome 1, Ppicta_v3.0, whole genome shotgun sequence, the following are encoded in one genomic region:
- the RP1L1 gene encoding retinitis pigmentosa 1-like 1 protein translates to MTQPQTDYHSQPQTDYLSTAGPYNYEQPLPSVARTNGVTQVPPAKKITFYKSGDPQFGGVKMAINQRSFKSVNALMDDLSHRVPLPFGVRTITTPRGIHCINTLDQLEDGGCYLCSDKKYGTPISFGAPSRKVGPPRNSRPTSALRRAAQEAKREDYAATLAQQSPRIPKKITLVKNGDISTRRPIILNRRNARSFKTLLDEISEIMQFTVKKLYTVDGKRIDSMQALLHCPAVLVCVGREPFKPIMTESSRKPSSEKLPGLASRSNSNNVGENSEMNFGLKAKKSVIHPRSSLSNRSTRFSLSSEKSFPNGLTTSPENGAASSNNCAHSKAGDLAHTLVNDDIEKKVHVNKDGSLSVEMKVRFRLLNDETLQWSTHIKKSSLMNRMPCEELGMEEDTGLDPIEKMNPEASSEAEESLYPCDADSYISKLDESEIEEAHCHNCGRQRKDYDIWKNPMHASQKEEPGIRNTWYTHSSCSSTSSQRRIIRKKITSFTDSIHTSSSGEEYSEHIVRESSSYSETVKNRLDGRAVKKCCCQTDRTQPNISQRGPPEEPEAAACLTSSQNEDEEDAVEASMVAGEDGKGKGSKAGSCRSRHSRCSIDSQTKACEESSTVVRSLSSCSVKKTEDLEDVAGCESIANSPCSTPRAKDEPEETSENEQGVPSFSTGDCPEKEATEDEAGKAEEGMGETNSLSENIVTQQSIKDEANDCERHSTGKSFHHQTSKGMRSDSDEVQACSVASSSSRISRKSKHSHNHPEADSKASSKGSSTTAKKKKAKSSLHAEDVRSNSTMSQCSRGSRELERMATEGHGSHDSNPHLSEVEPPSATKDGSTGNISKRYSKSGRSSKKESQPEATSSPRSSFSESNEKNRDGTTNISAQLPSSGAGSVSESTCSKCGHVATARNDDHQSVNSRISSHSGTKTKCIEAEKSEDAHSQSSVAQSSKPRQKKMNSLQTEAENSSFASVSDSASVYSLHCPAPPKGRPSNRKRRALVLKKSSKSASGCTEPEPTADKEHKEVSDSCRLASSMSKSLETDPAMAEENNSETLKEEMESHQEKDQEEETEAAVDGGEEMIPSSLPNSTPEEVVHEWLRKIPSETLLMKYEMDDDGEEGTALSAEIPSSSNHQECLEGDEKKDNPEELGDTPAIDAVEDGAEEQAEEATEDFSEKASKAMSEKAEADQEECNQSATCGQNSPPRNLPSTIQTSVQIMKALLATKQEAKLDRSHSMPEVSPTLGRKLSNSAKILITCLASLQLLDEELDPPDRSKPSSRPRYTELLNIFQTLWFGCASESGGPSTEHQGEEQEKVASGIKDHSSKHGNFAAMSSSGVDVSSGDGGSREGSVAGAQNRALSPEEIEEAEHTEEEEEIEGHSENIHSKSFLEEEEAGAGEGEQEGSSRPPTACSKPGVREMAESSRMEEVAEAQDNQGSECEMGEEKENAREEEQKESSSKNENEECTEIDAEAHPDQEGLDEKPERGNSPSHEEADGATEQPSKDETESEPNAGEANRERVQESSAEKQLVDKQPADGERSNRVTHQATVTTSPATHNRFIDPDPVWVLKLLKKIEKEFMTHYVSAMNDFKRKWNLESNEELEVMIAELKEEVSKRIQRSIEKELRKIQSRAGKRVPRPPNDELRQESTQQMEGRRRRLQSLQRTSLISGSQSKQPEMRKLSRDPDEMDFFFNTTIKDDVSDLLSDDEYCPCDSCLRKKMSSKAAMNTRVVTSSAPVVKAFDLQKILQMKKDNGTENTEPDDITEELQDEKEVPLEPAEEEPGEHKENPATELSEERNPEETHEQEEVNEEETEIIIHEVEAEGEEASNAGTENEAKTEEEAKEEDDEVEQREEEEDVKEEGEEKEEEVMEEIREEEDVKEEEEEIEEEMKDDKEEEDTEEKSEEEEEEVEEQKEEEEEKEEEEQKEGEEAIGEEEKGEEDMKDEEAVKEEEEVTENRGEAEMEEEEENQEGKNIEMEYEEKEEEEKSAKEEVDEMEEIVEEEKEEDINVEEGEIEEIEEIIENVKAENEEKSEEEEQVEEVQDEKEEEDVKDEIKEEEEDKKEEEGYGVVMEVVMEEEEETKDETLEEEVDVKEEADENEEEAEEKVEENDVKEDEEKEVEEETKEEEMEEEETKEEEVTPDEGSQALDCAESIADAEEGAEEENDAEDDTEAIDRQEAEEEAISETGCETYPEKAEIEAGSYDAGEAEEEAEGEESFEPVQNDDEKTSKADDEEIIEGVEPPRSASAFSYSSSVGKCSQQSQKGSEERSDGDDCNEEENVDINDNVDEVAENDTKSIPAKMYPESIEEEEEEEEGHAFSQESTMKGEEAKTSKNKEEGGRTSLKQGNSNETIDADDLDF, encoded by the exons ATTGACAGCATGCAGGCCCTGTTGCATTGCCCAGCTGTGCTGGTCTGTGTGGGACGAGAGCCCTTCAAGCCAATCATGACGGAGAGTTCCAGGAAGCCCTCCTCGGAGAAACTGCCTGGCCTGGCTTCACGATCCAACAGCAACAATGTTGGTGAAAACAGTGAAA TGAACTTTGGGCTGAAAGCCAAGAAGAGCGTGATCCATCCCAGGTCATCTCTGAGCAACCGATCCACAAGGTTTTCTTTGTCCTCTGAAAAGTCTTTTCCAAACGGCCTGACAACATCACCAGAGAACGGTGCTGCGAGTTCAAACAACTGCGCTCACTCTAAAGCAGGGGATTTGGCCCATACCTTGGTCAATGATGACATCGAAAAGAAGGTGCACGTGAACAAGGATGGCAGCCTGTCGGTGGAGATGAAAGTCCGGTTCCGCCTGCTCAATGACGAGACTCTCCAGTGGTCCACGCACATCAAGAAGTCCAGCCTGATGAACAGGATGCCCTGCGAAGAGTTGGGCATGGAAGAAGACACTGGCTTAGACCCTATAGAGAAAATGAACCCAGAGGCCAGCTCAGAGGCAGAAGAGTCATTATATCCCTGCGATGCTGATTCTTACATCTCAAAGCTTGACGAGTCAGAAATTGAAGAGGCCCATTGTCACAACTGCGGCCGGCAACGCAAAGACTACGACATTTGGAAGAACCCCATGCACGCTTCCCAAAAAGAGGAGCCTGGCATCAGGAACACCTGGTACACGCATTCTTCTTGCTCAAGTACTTCGTCACAGCGAAGGATCATCCGGAAAAAGATCACCTCTTTTACAGACAGCATTCACACCTCCTCTAGCGGGGAAGAATACTCAGAGCACATTGTCCGTGAGTCCTCTTCCTACTCAGAGACTGTGAAGAACAGGTTGGACGGCCGAGCGGTTAAAAAATGCTGCTGCCAGACTGACCGTACCCAGCCAAACATAAGCCAAAGGGGACCTCCCGAGGAGCCGGAAGCTGCAGCGTGCCTGACCAGTTCTCAAAACGAAGATGAGGAGGATGCTGTAGAAGCCTCGATGGTGGCGGGAGAAGATGGCaaagggaaaggaagcaaagcTGGGAGCTGCAGATCAAGGCATTCTCGGTGCTCCATCGACAGCCAGACAAAAGCGTGTGAGGAAAGCAGCACAGTGGTGAGGAGCCTTTCGTCCTGCAGCGTCAAGAAAACAGAAGACCTAGAAGATGTGGCTGGTTGTGAATCCATTGCAAATAGCCCCTGTAGCACCCCTAGAGCCAAGGATGAGCCTGAGGAGACTTCAGAGAATGAACAGGGGGTCCCTTCTTTCTCCACTGGGGACTGCCCTGAGAAAGAAGCCACAGAAGATGAAGCTGGAAAGGCAGAAGAAGGCATGGGAGAAACAAATTCTCTCTCGGAAAACATAGTGACCCAGCAGTCCATCAAGGATGAAGCTAATGACTGTGAAAGACATTCTACGGGAAAGTCCTTCCATCACCAGACAAGCAAGGGCATGAGAAGTGACAGCGATGAAGTACAGGCGTGCAGTGTGGCTTCTTCTTCATCCAGAATATCCAGAAAAAGCAAACACAGTCACAATCACCCGGAGGCAGATTCCAAAGCATCCTCTAAAGGGTCTTCTACcactgcaaagaaaaagaaagcaaaaagttCTCTACATGCAGAAGATGTTAGGTCCAACAGCACAATGTCCCAGTGTTCCAGAGGCTCACGTGAACTGGAGAGAATGGCCACAGAAGGTCATGGGTCTCATGACTCAAATCCTCACCTAAGTGAAGTGGAACCACCCTCTGCTACCAAGGATGGGAGCACGGGCAATATTTCCAAACGTTACAGCAAATCTGGCAGAAGCAGCAAGAAAGAGAGCCAACCAGAAGCCACCAGCTCACCTCGTTCTAGCTTCTCAGAATCTAATGAGAAAAACAGAGATGGCACCACCAACATTAGTGCTCAGCTACCGTCTTCGGGAGCCGGAAGTGTGTCCGAATCCACATGCTCGAAATGTGGTCATGTGGCAACAGCCAGGAACGATGATCACCAGAGTGTTAATTCAAGAATATCATCTCATTCTGGAACCAAGACTAAATGTATAGAGGCAGAGAAGAGTGAAGATGCCCATTCACAGTCTAGTGTGGCACAGTCATCTAAGCCTAGGCAAAAGAAAATGAACAGCCTCCAGACTGAGGCAGAGAATTCTAGCTTTGCCTCAGTGTCCGACTCTGCATCTGTGTACAGTTTGCATTGCCCTGCCCCACCAAAGGGGAGACCCAGCAATAGGAAAAGGAGGGCACTGGTACTGAAGAAAAGCTCTAAGAGTGCCAGCGGGTGTACCGAACCAGAGCCAACTGCTGACAAGGAGCACAAGGAAGTAAGTGATTCTTGTAGACTGGCTTCTTCTATGTCAAAATCACTTGAAACAGACCCAGCAATGGCAGAAGAGAATAATTCAGAAACACTGAAAGAGGAGATGGAATCTCACCAAGAGAAGgaccaagaagaagaaacagaagctgCTGTGGACGGAGGTGAGGAAATGATACCCTCTTCTCTTCCAAACTCAACTCCAGAAGAAGTTGTGCATGAATGGCTGCGTAAGATTCCTTCAGAGACATTGTTGATGAAATATGAGATGGATGATGATGGGGAGGAAGGCACTGCCCTAAGTGCAGAAATACCAAGCAGTTCCAACCACCAAGAATGCTTGGAAGGAGATGAGAAGAAAGATAACCCAGAGGAGCTGGGAGACACACCAGCCATCGATGCAGTTGAAGATGGAGCTGAAGAACAGGCTGAGGAAGCAACTGAGGACTTCAGTGAGAAGGCTTCCAAAGCAATGTCAGAAAAGGCTGAAGCCGACCAAGAGGAATGCAACCAGTCAGCCACCTGTGGACAGAACAGCCCTCCAAGAAATTTGCCAAGCACCATTCAGACTTCGGTGCAGATCATGAAAGCACTCCTGGCTACTAAACAAGAAGCCAAATTGGACCGTTCACATAGTATGCCTGAAGTGTCCCCTACATTAGGGAGAAAGCTCAGCAATTCAGCCAAAATTTTGATCACATGCCTTGCCAGCTTGCAGCTCCTTGATGAAGAGCTGGACCCCCCAGATAGATCAAAACCCTCAAGCAGGCCAAGGTATACGGAGCTGCTGAACATCTTCCAAACCCTCTGGTTTGGCTGTGCCTCTGAAAGCGGTGGCCCAAGCACAGAACATCAAGGTGAGGAGCAGGAAAAGGTGGCCTCAGGTATCAAGGACCATTCCTCAAAACATGGCAACTTTGCAGCCATGTCTTCTTCAGGGGTTGATGTTAGTAGTGGTGATGGAGGCTCTAGAGAGGGAAGTGTGGCTGGTGCCCAGAATCGTGCCTTGTCACCAGAGGAAATAGAAGAGGCCGaacacactgaagaagaagaggaaattgaGGGACACAGTGAAAACATCCACAGTAAATCATtcttggaagaggaagaagctggAGCTGGTGAAGGAGAACAAGAGGGATCTTCTCGGCCACCAACAGCTTGCTCTAAACCTGGGGTACGAGAAATGGCAGAGTCCAGCAGAATGGAGGAAGTGGCTGAGGCACAAGACAACCAAGGCAGTGAATGTGAAATGggtgaagagaaagaaaatgccaGAGAAGAAGAGCAGAAAGAGAGCAGCAGCAAAAATGAAAATGAGGAGTGTACCGAAATAGATGCTGAGGCACATCCTGATCAAGAAGGGCTTGATGAGAAGCCTGAAAGGGGAAATAGTCCCAGTCATGAGGAGGCCGATGGAGCCACAGAACAGCCAAGCAAGGACGAAACTGAATCCGAGCCAAATGCAGGGGAAGCTAATCGTGAGAGAGTGCAGGAATCGAGTGCAGAAAAGCAGCTGGTCGACAAGCAGCCTGCTGATGGAGAACGCAGCAACAGAGTCACACACCAAGCCACTGTGACAACATCTCCAGCAACCCACAACAGATTCATAGACCCAGACCCAGTTTGGGTGCTGAAGCTTTTGAAAAAGATTGAGAAGGAGTTCATGACTCACTACGTCAGCGCCATGAATGACTTCAAAAGGAAGTGGAACCTGGAGAGCAATGAAGAGCTGGAGGTGATGATAGCAGAACTGAAGGAGGAAGTAAGTAAGAGAATCCAGAGGAGCATAGAAAAAGAGCTAAGGAAAATTCAAAGCAGGGCAGGCAAGAGGGTCCCAAGACCTCCGAATGATGAGCTGAGGCAGGAATCTACCCAGCAAATGGAAGGGAGAAGACGACGTTTGCAGAGCCTGCAGAGAACGTCACTAATAAGTGGAAGCCAAAGTAAGCAGCCAGAGATGAGGAAGTTATCACGTGACCCAGATGAAATGGATTTCTTCTTTAACACCACAATCAAAGATGATGTTAGTGACCTACTAAGTGATGATGAATATTGCCCCTGCGATTCCTGCCTCAGGAAGAAaatgtcttccaaagcagccatgaacACGAGGGTAGTGACATCCAGTGCCCCAGTCGTGAAAGCTTTTGATCTACAAAAAATTCTGCAGATGAAAAAAGACAACGGTACTGAAAACACAGAACCAGATGATATCACTGAAGAGCTTCAGGATGAGAAAGAAGTTCCTCTTGAGCCAGCAGAAGAGGAGCCTGGAGAACACAAGGAAAATCCAGCAACAGAACTCAGTGAGGAAAGAAATCCAGAAGAAACCCATGAACAAGAAGAAGTCAATGAAGAGGAAACAGAAATCATCATTCATGAGGTAgaagcagagggggaagaagcaagtaATGCAGGGACAGAGAATGAagcaaaaacagaagaagaagcaaaagaggaAGATGATGAAGTGGagcaaagggaagaggaagaagatgtgaaagaggagggagaagaaaaggaagaggaagtaatGGAAGAAATAAGAGAGGAAGAAGAtgtgaaagaggaggaggaagaaattgaagaggaaatgaaagatgacaaagaggaagaagatacagaagagaaaagtgaggaagaagaggaggaagtggaagaacaaaaggaagaggaagaagaaaaagaggaagaggaacaaaaggagggagaggaagcaataggagaggaagaaaagggggaggaggataTGAAAGATGAAGAAGCagtaaaagaggaggaggaagtaacAGAAAACAGGGGAGAAgcagaaatggaggaggaggaagaaaatcaAGAAGGAAAAAATATAGAAATGGAAtatgaagaaaaggaggaggaggaaaagagtgcaaaagaagaagttgatgaaatggaggaaatagtagaagaagaaaaggaggaagatatAAATGTGGAAGAAGGAGAAATCGAAGAAATTGAAGAAATTATAGAAAATGTGAAAgcagaaaatgaagaaaaatctGAGGAAGAAGAACAAGTGGAAGAAGTACAGgatgaaaaagaggaggaggatgtgaaAGATGAAAttaaggaggaagaggaagacaagaaggaggaggaaggttaTGGAGTAGTGATGGAAGTagttatggaagaagaagaggaaacaaaAGATGAAACATTGGAAGAAGAGGTGGATGTGAAAGAGGAAGCTGATGAAAATGAGGAAGAAGCAGAGGAGAAAGTAGAAGAAAATGATGTGAAAGAAGATGAAGAGAAGGAAGTGGAGGAGGAAacaaaggaggaggaaatggaagaggaagaaacaaaggaagaagaagtgACACCTGATGAAGGCAGTCAGGCATTGGATTGTGCTGAAAGTATTGCTGATGCAGAAGAAGgtgcagaagaagaaaatgatgCTGAAGATGATACTGAGGCCATTGATAGACAGGAAGCTGAGGAAGAGGCCATCTCAGAAACAGGTTGTGAAACATATCCAGAAAAAGCAGAAATAGAAGCAGGTAGTTATGATGCTggggaagcagaagaggaagctGAAGGGGAAGAGAGCTTTGAACCTGTGCAGAATGATGATGAAAAAACTAGCAAAGCTGATGATGAGGAAATCATTGAAGGAGTAGAGCCTCCCAGAAGTGCTTCTGCCTTCTCCTACAGTTCTTCCGTAGGTAAATGTTCCCAGCAATCCCAGAAGGGTTCGGAGGAGAGGAGTGATGGAGATGACTGCAATGAAGAGGAGAATGTGGACATCAATGATAATGTTGATGAAGTTGCTGAAAACGACACCAAGAGTATACCTGCCAAGATGTACCCTGAGAgtatagaagaggaggaggaagaggaagaaggccaTGCATTCTCTCAGGAAAGTACCATGAAAGGTGAAGAAGCCAAAACCAGTAAGAACAAAGAGGAGGGTGGACGGACATCCCTAAAGCAAGGCAACAGCAATGAGACAATTGATGCAGATGATCTCGACTTCTAG